In Methanosphaera sp. ISO3-F5, a genomic segment contains:
- a CDS encoding TIGR00269 family protein has translation MMKIEKNSFNKYVEENVFTTIEEYKLINENEKIMIGVSGGKDSILTLHMIHNYRKKMDLNFNIEAVCIDEGIAGYREEGIKTARKNCEKLDIPLTVYSFKKEWNYSLDEIHNLYKSTCMPCGVYRRYLLNKISDEHECDKIATGHNMDDEIQSFLMTFARNDQNKFPKFGPKLSKIHENMVPRIKPLWRLPEKDVGIWCVVNNIPIHDEECPYSVTSLRSDVKSLLNRLEEKQKGTKNNIFKSFMKTFTLKQEKVKLNSCEICGQPTAKSPCKACEMTKEISELITHQQF, from the coding sequence ATTATGAAAATTGAAAAAAATTCATTTAATAAATATGTTGAAGAAAATGTTTTTACCACCATTGAAGAGTATAAACTAATTAATGAAAATGAAAAGATTATGATTGGTGTTTCTGGTGGAAAAGACAGTATTTTAACTCTTCATATGATACATAATTATAGAAAGAAGATGGATTTGAATTTTAATATTGAAGCAGTATGTATCGATGAAGGAATAGCAGGTTATCGTGAAGAAGGAATAAAAACTGCAAGAAAAAATTGTGAAAAACTAGATATACCTTTAACTGTTTATTCATTTAAAAAGGAATGGAATTATTCATTAGATGAAATACATAATTTATATAAAAGTACTTGTATGCCTTGTGGTGTTTATAGAAGATATTTATTAAATAAAATTTCTGATGAACATGAATGTGATAAAATAGCTACAGGACATAACATGGATGATGAAATTCAATCATTCCTCATGACTTTTGCACGTAATGATCAGAACAAATTCCCTAAGTTTGGACCTAAACTTAGTAAGATTCACGAAAATATGGTACCGCGTATTAAACCATTATGGAGACTTCCAGAGAAAGATGTTGGAATATGGTGTGTGGTTAATAATATTCCTATTCATGATGAAGAATGTCCTTATTCAGTAACATCACTACGTAGTGATGTGAAATCATTATTAAATAGACTTGAAGAAAAACAGAAAGGAACTAAGAATAATATTTTCAAATCATTTATGAAAACATTTACTCTTAAACAAGAAAAAGTTAAATTAAATTCATGCGAAATATGTGGCCAGCCAACTGCTAAAAGTCCTTGTAAAGCTTGTGAAATGACAAAAGAGATAAGTGAACTTATAACTCATCAGCAGTTCTGA
- a CDS encoding DegT/DnrJ/EryC1/StrS family aminotransferase — protein MINIAKPIISNEEIEAVTEVLKSGMLAQGPKVAEFQEKFAKYSESKHAIATSSGTTALHTAIVAAGIEAGDEVITTPFTFAATSNSILYSNAKPVYADINPETFNLNPEKIEEKITDKTKAIIPVHLYGQPADMDPILEIAEKHDLKVIEDAAQAHGAIYKGKKIGSLGDFGCFSFYPTKNMTTGEGGMVTTNDDDLAEKAGMVRAHGESKRYEQSLLGYNYRMTDIAASIGLVQLKHIDEFNKKRNENAKYLSEGLSDVNGITTPKIDDDVTHVFHQYTIRVSKDRDAFKQYLTDNEIGTGVHYPIVLYKQPYYQNIGLTGDCPEAELAASQVISLPVHPSLTTSELDTIIETVKKGSEELL, from the coding sequence ATGATAAATATAGCAAAACCAATAATTAGTAATGAAGAAATAGAAGCAGTTACAGAAGTTCTTAAATCAGGAATGCTTGCACAAGGACCAAAAGTAGCAGAATTTCAGGAAAAATTTGCAAAATATTCTGAATCAAAACATGCAATTGCAACAAGTTCCGGAACAACAGCATTACATACTGCCATTGTTGCAGCAGGAATAGAAGCAGGAGATGAAGTAATTACAACACCATTCACTTTTGCAGCAACATCAAATTCAATATTATACTCTAATGCAAAACCTGTATATGCAGATATTAATCCAGAAACATTTAATCTAAATCCTGAAAAAATTGAAGAAAAAATAACAGATAAAACTAAAGCAATAATACCAGTACATCTTTATGGTCAGCCAGCAGATATGGATCCAATACTTGAAATAGCTGAAAAACATGATTTAAAAGTCATTGAAGATGCTGCACAAGCCCATGGAGCAATATATAAAGGTAAAAAAATAGGTAGTTTAGGTGATTTTGGCTGTTTCAGTTTTTATCCTACTAAAAATATGACCACAGGAGAAGGTGGAATGGTCACAACCAATGATGATGACCTTGCAGAAAAGGCAGGAATGGTACGTGCTCATGGAGAAAGTAAAAGATATGAACAATCATTACTCGGTTACAATTACCGTATGACAGATATTGCTGCTAGCATTGGATTAGTACAACTAAAACACATAGATGAATTTAATAAGAAAAGAAATGAAAATGCAAAATACCTCTCTGAAGGATTAAGTGATGTTAATGGTATAACTACACCAAAAATAGATGATGACGTCACCCATGTATTCCACCAGTACACTATTCGAGTATCCAAGGATAGAGATGCTTTCAAACAATACCTAACCGATAATGAAATTGGAACAGGAGTACATTATCCTATTGTACTATACAAACAACCATATTACCAGAATATTGGACTTACAGGAGATTGTCCTGAAGCAGAACTTGCAGCTAGCCAGGTAATTTCATTACCAGTTCATCCTTCATTAACGACCAGTGAACTGGATACAATTATTGAAACAGTAAAAAAAGGTTCTGAAGAATTATTATAA
- a CDS encoding DUF1922 domain-containing protein encodes MAYLLYRCDCGRVLYSKEGVKTKKCTCGKTLNVKKRRILKIADSIDLAIQGVQDMQEEIYGGSIFRTADEL; translated from the coding sequence ATGGCATATTTATTATATCGTTGTGACTGTGGAAGAGTATTATACTCAAAAGAGGGCGTTAAAACAAAAAAATGTACATGTGGAAAAACATTAAATGTAAAAAAAAGAAGAATACTAAAAATAGCAGATTCTATAGATTTGGCAATACAGGGAGTGCAGGACATGCAAGAAGAGATATATGGTGGTTCAATCTTCAGAACTGCTGATGAGTTATAA
- a CDS encoding tRNA (guanine(10)-N(2))-dimethyltransferase: MDTHYIEEGLVKIEVPDFEKVSAKAPVFYNPVMELNRDISVVVLNQYRKSLDHDIVIFDAFGGTGIRGARYSKEIPGVERVLVGDVNPLAVEIAKNNMKLNGITNVDVEKNDANVLLQSNKGLFDVVDIDPFGTPSMFTQSTAINIRPGGLICISATDTSALCGTYHDPCIRKYGAEPQKTEYCHENGIRILLAFIARNLAVNQKYMHVLFSHSTEHYMRIYATVKRGGKATNRSLENIGFIAHCPHCLHRQSFKGYVPPVEDTCPVCGEKYVVAGPLWLGHISDKEFIKNMIETTDELQLNKKEDLLKLFNLCLDESEGPITFYDIHKICKSLKISSPKMNDVIDEIRDRGYFISRTHFKLTGMRTDMPLDELKELIIKIKEEKLGKEV; this comes from the coding sequence ATGGATACTCATTATATTGAAGAGGGATTAGTAAAAATAGAAGTACCGGATTTTGAAAAAGTTTCTGCTAAGGCACCAGTATTTTATAATCCTGTAATGGAATTGAATAGGGATATTTCTGTTGTGGTTTTGAATCAGTATCGGAAATCCTTGGATCATGACATTGTTATATTTGATGCTTTTGGTGGTACTGGTATTCGTGGGGCAAGATATTCTAAAGAAATACCTGGTGTAGAAAGGGTTCTTGTAGGTGATGTAAATCCGTTGGCTGTTGAGATTGCTAAAAATAATATGAAATTAAATGGAATTACTAATGTTGATGTAGAAAAAAATGATGCTAATGTTCTGCTTCAGTCAAATAAGGGTCTTTTTGATGTAGTGGATATTGATCCTTTTGGTACTCCGTCAATGTTCACACAATCAACAGCAATTAACATACGTCCTGGTGGTTTGATTTGTATTAGTGCAACAGATACTTCTGCTTTATGTGGAACTTACCATGATCCTTGTATCAGGAAATATGGTGCGGAACCTCAGAAAACGGAGTATTGTCATGAAAATGGTATAAGGATATTGTTGGCATTTATTGCTCGTAATTTGGCAGTTAACCAGAAGTATATGCATGTATTATTTTCTCATAGTACTGAGCATTATATGAGAATTTATGCTACTGTAAAACGTGGGGGTAAAGCCACTAATAGGTCGTTAGAAAATATTGGGTTTATTGCTCATTGTCCTCATTGTTTGCATAGACAGTCATTTAAAGGTTATGTTCCTCCAGTAGAAGATACTTGTCCTGTGTGTGGTGAAAAATATGTTGTTGCTGGACCATTATGGTTAGGACATATATCTGATAAGGAGTTTATTAAAAATATGATTGAAACTACTGATGAATTACAATTAAACAAGAAAGAGGATTTGTTGAAACTGTTTAATCTATGTTTGGATGAATCAGAGGGTCCTATAACTTTTTATGATATTCATAAAATTTGTAAATCTTTAAAAATTAGTTCTCCTAAAATGAATGATGTTATTGATGAGATACGTGATAGGGGATATTTTATTTCCAGAACTCATTTTAAATTGACTGGGATGAGAACTGATATGCCACTTGATGAATTGAAAGAATTAATTATTAAAATTAAGGAAGAAAAATTGGGTAAGGAAGTGTGA
- the mptA gene encoding GTP cyclohydrolase MptA, producing MTIKEFPDTQDKEPKAPISLTRVGVTGVKKLLKINRDNKRPIILLPKFNAFVDLPSTQKGVHMSRNPEAITEIIDESANQGEIHIETICANLVKRLLEKHEYALRAETEAKSEYIINKYSPVTRKKTQETTNIIARAIATKDETGKISVRKMIGAEVVGMTVCPCAQESVEQASKEKLLQFLDEETTEKVLEAVTFASHNQRGIGTILLEVSENQDVNVDDLIKIIQDSMSSPVCEILKRPDENKIVMNAHENPVFVEDCVRNMVMGLLEKYSDLPNNSMVTIKQVNEESIHQHNAYAEKVASFGELKNEFNM from the coding sequence ATGACTATAAAAGAATTTCCGGATACACAAGACAAAGAACCTAAAGCACCAATATCACTAACAAGAGTTGGAGTAACAGGTGTAAAAAAATTATTAAAAATAAACAGAGACAATAAAAGACCAATTATATTACTGCCGAAATTCAATGCTTTTGTTGATTTACCAAGCACACAAAAAGGAGTGCATATGTCAAGAAACCCTGAAGCAATAACAGAAATTATTGATGAATCAGCAAATCAGGGAGAAATTCATATAGAAACTATCTGTGCAAACTTAGTAAAAAGACTACTTGAAAAACATGAATATGCATTACGGGCTGAAACAGAAGCAAAAAGTGAATACATAATAAATAAATATTCTCCGGTTACACGAAAAAAAACACAAGAAACAACTAATATTATAGCAAGAGCAATTGCAACAAAAGATGAAACAGGTAAAATTTCAGTTCGTAAAATGATAGGTGCTGAAGTAGTTGGTATGACAGTATGTCCATGTGCACAAGAATCAGTAGAACAGGCATCAAAAGAAAAACTATTACAATTTTTAGATGAAGAAACAACAGAAAAGGTTTTAGAAGCAGTTACTTTTGCATCTCATAATCAAAGGGGAATTGGAACTATATTATTGGAAGTATCCGAAAATCAAGATGTGAATGTGGATGATTTAATAAAGATAATACAAGATTCTATGAGTTCTCCAGTATGTGAAATACTAAAACGACCTGATGAGAATAAAATTGTTATGAATGCTCATGAAAATCCCGTATTTGTAGAAGATTGTGTAAGAAATATGGTTATGGGATTACTTGAAAAATATTCTGACTTACCTAATAATTCTATGGTAACAATAAAACAAGTTAATGAAGAAAGTATACATCAACATAATGCATATGCAGAAAAAGTTGCATCATTTGGTGAATTAAAAAATGAATTTAATATGTGA
- a CDS encoding Lrp/AsnC family transcriptional regulator, which translates to MAQEITEYNVEPENMALSMDSLDKSILELLSVDGRKSYRKISRDLGVSVGTIHNRVDKLTKSGIISKFVPVIDHEKLGFHLTAIIGIEIKGGTVSHLIEKEEFKNNLLAVYDVTGQFDGIIIAKFRNTFELNKFIKLLLKEEHVTKTYTQTVLNIVKEELNSSMINFDD; encoded by the coding sequence ATGGCTCAAGAAATAACAGAATACAATGTAGAACCTGAAAATATGGCTTTATCAATGGATTCATTAGATAAAAGCATTTTAGAATTATTAAGTGTCGATGGGAGGAAATCATATAGGAAAATTTCTAGAGATTTAGGGGTATCTGTAGGAACAATTCATAATAGGGTTGATAAGCTAACAAAATCAGGAATAATCAGTAAATTCGTACCAGTAATAGATCATGAAAAATTAGGATTTCATTTAACCGCAATTATTGGTATAGAAATAAAAGGTGGAACAGTATCTCATTTAATAGAAAAAGAAGAATTCAAGAACAACCTATTAGCCGTTTATGATGTAACAGGACAATTTGATGGAATAATAATAGCAAAATTCAGAAACACATTTGAATTAAACAAATTTATTAAATTATTATTAAAAGAAGAACACGTAACAAAAACATACACACAAACTGTCTTAAACATAGTTAAAGAAGAATTAAATTCATCCATGATAAACTTCGATGATTAA
- a CDS encoding DUF2120 family protein encodes MEVMQMSRPIMEYLDAFEGCKPVVHSTESMIIRGKTHNKFEKDEMLPKLLEMFEHFKIKNIEKESNKAREITDKVDGIFRKTEEVYDESNGLEGIEKIKQVFESTGFNAEYVIGQIENLAVYVVLYTDKSGFGPMFVETMILRLVE; translated from the coding sequence ATGGAAGTAATGCAAATGTCAAGACCAATAATGGAGTATTTAGATGCTTTTGAAGGATGTAAACCTGTAGTTCATAGTACCGAATCTATGATTATTAGAGGTAAAACTCATAACAAATTTGAAAAAGATGAAATGTTACCTAAACTATTAGAAATGTTTGAACACTTTAAAATTAAAAACATAGAAAAAGAATCCAATAAAGCAAGAGAAATAACGGATAAGGTTGATGGAATATTCAGAAAGACAGAAGAAGTTTATGATGAATCCAATGGATTAGAAGGTATTGAAAAAATTAAACAAGTATTTGAATCAACAGGGTTTAATGCTGAATATGTTATTGGACAAATAGAAAATTTAGCAGTATATGTAGTATTATATACAGATAAATCCGGTTTTGGACCAATGTTTGTTGAAACAATGATTCTTCGATTAGTTGAATAA
- a CDS encoding methanogenesis marker 7 protein: MYETLTYTGGIHKNYEIEELIEDLGGFILQKNESQLDITFTLAIPAEDVDKVEIKAKELLGEVEISPLASTEIAVVSPTLARQHLPHAACDIAEYLRRYGTKTNMIGLARGAGKGISQISKPEKDLIEEHDLAIFSLGSFEDCIRKKTHLFEDIDIPVIVVGSPELDAEEINANAYVSGFGRIPRRLKRGENIRALRKLAGIAEEIIAKQKEDLSDDPLIISPIIAKIGIERSVDEVAHINSPMAIVSQLDGVRVKLPYDEFHEEIANVEVEGYRLGDIAEIKKSKMYDHILVKILPETSLI, encoded by the coding sequence ATGTATGAAACACTAACATATACTGGTGGTATTCATAAAAATTATGAAATTGAAGAATTAATTGAAGATCTTGGTGGGTTTATTTTACAAAAAAATGAATCACAACTAGATATTACATTCACACTTGCAATACCTGCAGAAGATGTTGATAAAGTCGAGATTAAAGCAAAAGAATTACTTGGAGAAGTAGAAATATCTCCCTTAGCTAGTACTGAAATTGCTGTTGTATCTCCTACTCTAGCCAGACAACATCTTCCCCATGCAGCTTGTGATATTGCCGAATATCTTAGAAGATATGGAACAAAAACCAATATGATAGGTCTTGCAAGAGGTGCTGGGAAAGGAATTTCACAGATTAGTAAACCTGAAAAGGATTTGATTGAAGAACATGATCTTGCAATTTTCTCATTGGGTAGTTTTGAAGATTGCATACGTAAAAAAACACACTTATTTGAGGATATAGATATTCCAGTGATTGTTGTTGGAAGTCCTGAATTAGATGCAGAAGAAATAAATGCAAATGCATATGTTTCAGGTTTTGGAAGAATTCCTAGAAGATTGAAACGTGGTGAAAATATTAGGGCTTTAAGGAAATTAGCCGGAATTGCAGAAGAAATTATTGCAAAACAAAAAGAAGATCTTTCAGATGATCCTCTGATAATTTCACCAATAATTGCTAAAATTGGTATTGAACGTAGCGTAGATGAAGTAGCACATATCAATTCTCCTATGGCCATAGTTAGTCAACTTGATGGGGTACGCGTAAAATTACCATATGATGAGTTCCATGAGGAAATTGCTAATGTTGAAGTTGAAGGATATAGATTAGGAGATATTGCTGAAATTAAGAAATCTAAGATGTATGATCACATATTAGTGAAGATATTGCCTGAAACATCTTTAATTTAA
- the comB gene encoding 2-phosphosulfolactate phosphatase yields MKINVTLYNSDTNDVAIIIDLLRASTTITLALNTFEEVIPVNSEEQAFELRQNVQAILAGEKNAEKIENFDLSNSPHSINDFTSKTLVLKTTNGTKVINNVQENDKNTKILIGTAINASAVAHKALDLADNEINLIMAGRKQKFTIEDCVGAGIIIKEIIKIAEKEDISLELTESAQVAYMISNDEEVSKNLIDSSESATRLKELGAFEDIEISKSINTTKNVPSFIDGKIILI; encoded by the coding sequence ATGAAAATAAATGTTACACTATATAATTCCGATACAAACGATGTGGCAATAATAATAGATTTACTGAGAGCTAGTACAACAATAACTCTAGCTTTAAACACATTTGAAGAGGTAATACCAGTTAACAGTGAAGAACAAGCATTTGAATTAAGACAAAATGTTCAAGCAATACTTGCTGGTGAAAAAAATGCTGAAAAAATAGAAAATTTCGATCTTTCAAATTCACCCCATTCAATAAATGATTTCACATCAAAAACATTAGTACTAAAAACTACTAATGGGACAAAAGTAATCAATAATGTACAAGAAAATGATAAAAATACCAAAATATTAATAGGAACAGCAATAAATGCAAGTGCAGTAGCTCATAAAGCATTAGACTTAGCAGATAATGAAATAAACTTGATTATGGCAGGAAGAAAACAAAAATTCACTATAGAAGATTGTGTCGGAGCAGGAATAATAATCAAAGAAATAATAAAAATAGCTGAAAAAGAAGATATATCCTTAGAATTAACAGAATCAGCACAAGTAGCATACATGATATCTAATGATGAAGAAGTATCTAAAAATTTAATAGATTCCTCTGAAAGTGCAACAAGACTGAAAGAATTAGGTGCATTTGAAGATATTGAAATTAGCAAATCAATAAATACAACAAAAAATGTACCCTCATTTATTGATGGTAAAATAATACTAATATGA
- a CDS encoding IS200/IS605 family accessory protein TnpB-related protein, giving the protein MGTIILGYNKNFQYETDMGKKQNQIFTQIAFKKFINKLETQCQKYDIKLIITEESYTSKSSFLDNDILPTYKADEEKNEEYEFKGKRIKRGLYKTSTGILINADINAACNIIRKSKQNFPKERLYKWARTAPGKIKKIQDYFQK; this is encoded by the coding sequence ATAGGAACCATAATACTCGGATACAACAAAAACTTCCAATACGAAACAGATATGGGAAAAAAACAAAATCAAATATTCACACAAATTGCTTTTAAAAAATTCATAAACAAATTAGAAACGCAATGCCAAAAATATGACATTAAACTAATTATTACCGAAGAATCCTACACAAGCAAAAGCAGTTTCCTAGACAACGACATATTACCAACCTACAAAGCAGATGAAGAAAAAAATGAGGAATATGAATTTAAAGGAAAACGAATAAAAAGAGGACTCTATAAAACAAGCACTGGAATATTGATAAATGCAGATATCAATGCAGCATGTAATATCATTCGTAAAAGTAAGCAGAACTTCCCTAAGGAACGACTGTATAAGTGGGCACGGACTGCCCCAGGGAAAATCAAAAAAATACAAGACTATTTTCAAAAATAA
- a CDS encoding Mrp/NBP35 family ATP-binding protein gives MAHEHGANLSDEDKKAIMEQNINITRNLANIKYKVAVMSGKGGVGKSTVAVNLAQAFNAMGYKTAIYDVDIHGPNVPKMLGIENESLSVKGNKLVPVETDDGLLVASMAFLIESNGSPIIWRGPQKTGAIKQLISDVAWGNIDVMIFDNPPGTGDEPLTVLQMIPDLDAAVMVTTPSSVSEEDVIKCVGMTRMLNIKNIGLVENMSYFECPHCDEKINLFGDCKGKDFAAAMDVDFLGDLPFRTKVSESADKYEVPIVKSEPESQAAQGFFDVAKEIESKYFNKDE, from the coding sequence ATGGCACACGAACATGGCGCAAATTTATCTGATGAAGATAAAAAAGCAATAATGGAACAAAATATTAATATTACCCGTAATTTAGCTAATATTAAATATAAAGTAGCTGTAATGAGTGGTAAAGGTGGAGTTGGAAAATCTACTGTAGCAGTTAACCTTGCACAAGCTTTTAATGCTATGGGTTACAAAACTGCCATATATGATGTTGACATCCACGGACCTAATGTTCCAAAAATGTTAGGAATAGAAAATGAATCATTAAGTGTTAAAGGAAACAAATTAGTACCTGTTGAAACTGATGATGGATTACTTGTTGCATCAATGGCATTTCTTATTGAAAGTAACGGTTCACCAATTATATGGAGAGGACCACAAAAAACTGGTGCAATAAAACAATTAATATCTGATGTTGCTTGGGGTAACATTGATGTTATGATATTTGATAATCCTCCAGGAACTGGAGACGAACCTTTAACAGTCCTTCAGATGATACCTGATTTAGATGCTGCCGTTATGGTAACAACCCCTAGTTCTGTATCAGAAGAGGATGTAATTAAATGTGTTGGTATGACCAGGATGTTAAATATTAAAAATATAGGGTTAGTAGAAAACATGTCATACTTTGAATGTCCACATTGTGATGAAAAAATTAATTTATTTGGAGACTGTAAAGGCAAAGATTTTGCTGCAGCAATGGATGTTGACTTCTTAGGAGACTTACCTTTCAGAACAAAAGTATCCGAATCTGCTGACAAATATGAAGTACCAATAGTAAAATCAGAACCAGAATCACAAGCAGCACAGGGTTTCTTTGATGTTGCTAAAGAAATTGAATCCAAATACTTTAATAAAGATGAATAA
- a CDS encoding TraB/GumN family protein, translated as MNENYDERNYKLPPITRVYPKNDEKEEDIILPEQTDESFNEDEIVEESEIIEPILEPSLEIVGTAHISEKSIDTVRETIYDKKPEIVAIELDTGRYQTLVNESYGIKQEEKFDLKSLLKSSNLVVTLVTTFLAHTQRKMGDDVGVKPGSEMLEAAKIAQEVNAEIALIDRNIQITLKRTIKGMTFKEKLTFVWELITSFLSGDDEEEGSFEEEIERLKQEDTIQEVMGYFKEASPGGYNALVHERDAYMAYNLKSLENRNVVAVVGAGHKSGIQTFLNNPDTIPDIETLSYVKESRFSITKIIIYSIPIIFILIFIIAFFQGINIEGGLINYLIFAGGGAFIGSLLSGSKIQSAIVAMLVAPITVIHPLLAAGWFSGIVEGKLRKVGFDDLHELADFESFGDLWHNKLFRVILVVLGTNLGCTIGVLITINNVFLPYLQAILGI; from the coding sequence ATGAACGAAAATTACGATGAAAGAAACTATAAACTACCACCTATAACAAGAGTGTATCCGAAAAATGATGAAAAAGAAGAAGATATTATCCTTCCCGAACAAACAGATGAATCATTTAACGAAGATGAAATTGTTGAAGAATCAGAAATAATAGAACCTATACTAGAACCATCACTTGAAATAGTAGGAACAGCACACATATCAGAAAAAAGCATAGATACTGTAAGAGAAACAATTTATGATAAAAAACCTGAAATAGTAGCAATTGAATTAGACACGGGAAGATACCAAACATTAGTGAATGAAAGTTATGGAATAAAACAAGAAGAAAAATTTGACCTAAAATCACTACTCAAATCATCAAATTTAGTAGTAACATTAGTAACTACATTCCTAGCACACACACAAAGGAAAATGGGTGATGACGTAGGTGTTAAACCAGGTTCAGAAATGTTAGAAGCAGCAAAAATAGCACAAGAAGTAAATGCTGAAATAGCATTAATAGACAGAAACATACAAATTACATTAAAAAGAACAATTAAAGGAATGACATTTAAAGAAAAATTAACATTTGTATGGGAACTAATAACATCCTTCTTATCAGGGGATGATGAAGAAGAAGGTTCATTCGAAGAAGAAATAGAACGATTAAAACAAGAAGACACAATACAAGAAGTAATGGGATATTTTAAAGAAGCTTCTCCTGGAGGATATAATGCATTAGTACATGAAAGAGATGCTTACATGGCATATAATCTTAAAAGTCTTGAAAACAGGAATGTAGTAGCAGTAGTGGGTGCAGGACACAAATCTGGAATACAAACATTCTTAAATAATCCTGATACAATACCAGATATAGAAACATTAAGCTACGTCAAAGAATCCAGATTTTCAATAACAAAAATAATAATTTATTCAATACCTATAATTTTTATACTAATATTCATAATAGCATTTTTTCAGGGTATTAATATAGAAGGAGGTTTAATAAATTATTTAATATTTGCAGGAGGAGGAGCATTTATAGGATCATTATTGTCCGGTTCAAAAATACAATCCGCAATAGTGGCTATGCTTGTAGCACCAATAACAGTTATACACCCGTTACTCGCAGCAGGATGGTTTTCAGGTATAGTTGAAGGAAAATTACGAAAAGTAGGATTTGATGATCTTCATGAACTAGCAGACTTTGAATCATTTGGAGACTTATGGCATAACAAGTTGTTTAGGGTAATACTAGTAGTATTAGGTACAAATCTTGGATGTACAATAGGAGTTTTAATAACAATTAATAATGTATTCTTACCTTACTTACAAGCAATTTTAGGCATATGA
- a CDS encoding transposase: protein MMDENCIYLTQSTLIRGLSKKQFNVLVDISLKLNDLRNCAIKTTKLDKCADDKHFKQLNFKSIITKVKTEFSKDYSLIQAHIANNVIKKHVESFNSYVALTNKSIDNEYKRPLNKPKTRDNSLHNIIISKESITSSKKKLAQGYIELPLSREYKKELKSKDCRPRIRIPENIRDKKIIQVEIIPLKNGQMFKANFTYQMEKESLGLDESKMMGIDLGVNNFASIVTSEGTPYLVGGRFLKNQIAFKCKKTAQYQSILNKQGLKTSKRLQKFNTKFKAIQRQLPRSHNQIHNRYM, encoded by the coding sequence ATGATGGATGAAAATTGTATATATTTAACTCAAAGTACTCTTATTCGAGGTCTTTCTAAGAAACAATTCAATGTTTTAGTGGATATTTCATTGAAATTAAATGATTTACGAAATTGTGCTATAAAAACTACTAAATTAGATAAATGTGCTGATGATAAACATTTTAAACAGTTGAATTTCAAATCAATAATCACTAAAGTTAAAACTGAATTCAGTAAAGATTATTCACTTATTCAAGCTCATATAGCAAATAATGTTATTAAAAAGCATGTTGAATCTTTTAATTCTTATGTTGCATTAACAAATAAAAGCATCGATAATGAATATAAACGACCATTAAATAAACCTAAAACCAGAGATAACAGTTTACATAATATTATAATATCAAAGGAGTCAATAACTTCTTCCAAGAAAAAATTGGCACAGGGTTACATTGAATTACCTTTAAGCAGAGAATATAAAAAAGAGTTAAAATCCAAAGATTGCAGACCACGTATTAGAATTCCTGAAAATATACGTGATAAAAAGATTATACAGGTAGAAATTATACCATTAAAGAATGGACAAATGTTTAAAGCCAATTTCACGTATCAAATGGAAAAAGAGTCTCTAGGTTTAGATGAAAGTAAGATGATGGGTATTGATTTGGGTGTTAATAATTTTGCAAGTATTGTTACAAGTGAAGGGACCCCATATCTTGTGGGCGGGCGATTTTTAAAAAATCAAATAGCCTTCAAATGCAAAAAAACAGCACAATATCAATCAATACTAAACAAACAGGGACTAAAAACATCCAAACGATTACAAAAATTTAACACCAAATTTAAAGCAATACAAAGACAACTTCCTAGATCACACAACCAAATTCATAATAGATACATGTAA